Part of the Streptomyces sp. NBC_00457 genome, TCGCGGCCGAGGTGGCGGCGACGACCGCCATGAAGTACAGCGACGGCTTCAGCAAGCTCTGGCCGTCCCTTCTGACGTTCCTCGGCTATGTCGTCTCCTTCACCCTGCTCGCCCAGACCCTCAAGACCGTCGGCATAGGCACGGCCTACGCGATCTGGGCCGGCGTGGGCACCGCGACGATCGCCGTCCTCGGGCTCTGGCTGTTCGACGAGGCGCTGACCTTCACGAAGGTCGCCGGAATCCTGCTCATCGTGGGCGGCGTGGTGGTACTGAACCTCGGGGGAGCGCACTGATGGCCAGGCGCTACGACCCCGAACGCCGCCAGCGGATCATCGACGCCGCCA contains:
- a CDS encoding DMT family transporter; its protein translation is MGYLTLIGAIAAEVAATTAMKYSDGFSKLWPSLLTFLGYVVSFTLLAQTLKTVGIGTAYAIWAGVGTATIAVLGLWLFDEALTFTKVAGILLIVGGVVVLNLGGAH